The following are from one region of the Dreissena polymorpha isolate Duluth1 chromosome 2, UMN_Dpol_1.0, whole genome shotgun sequence genome:
- the LOC127868922 gene encoding heparan-alpha-glucosaminide N-acetyltransferase-like yields MSKLWACLVGLLVIRCHAKMVPLCPLLSKPLGGMNVANLVVNKVGVNSTIVLQMITSECHKCALQNISYITEDNNCSVAVDTRWPMKMAVVGMGAPTDGNCSVDRLTFLFKESGVYILYVTQKGGNITCQPPVLDNDPGDNCVAIYAAFGIFAALAIIWLSIKKGRRACLNMLSNISPSTVNIVDSEIVAENDLGLPSTEEQERKPKKERLKSLDTFRGFSLVIMMFVNYGGANYWFFNHSIWNGLTVADLVFPWFIWIMGTALAFSFQSLHKSQASKLSIFVKICRRSVTLFALGILVNSGGSHNFHHWRIMGVLQRFALTYLVTATSQLLFMTNTDVQLSGVRATLKDLVLYWREWLVQLSLVLIHLTLALLLPVPGCPTGYLGPGGLANDGTNGSSAFNCTGGAAGYIDRQVFGDQLIYGSPTSKQVYQSTVPYDPEGLLGTLNSCFLCFLGLQAGKILIIYKEPGSRLRRYAVWAAGCGIVAAILCRFSKNDGWIPVNKNLWSLSYILSMACFAFVLFSACYLIVDVYKVWTGAPFFYPGMNSIVVYVCHEVFSRPFQTFWDIEPAFHSTYLLINVWDVTFWVLMSLFLYSNNVFINV; encoded by the exons atgtcaaagttgtgGGCTTGTCTTGTTGGATTACTGGTGATCCGTTGCCATGCCAAGATGGTTCCCCTGTGCCCACTACTATCAAAGCCCCTTGGTGGCATGAATGTTGCTAATCTGGTAGTCAACAAAGTTGGTGTCAACAGCACCATAGTCCTGCAGATGATCACCTCCGAGTGCCACAAATGTGCCCTGCAGAACATCTCTTACATCACTGAAGATAACAACTGTTCAGTTGCTGTAGACACACGATGGCCGATGAAGATGGCCGTTGTTGGCATGGGTGCACCGACTGATGGAAACTGTTCAGTTGACCGCTTGACTTTCCTCTTTAAGGAGTCTGGGGTATACATCTTGTATGTCACTCAGAAGGGTGGCAATATCACCTGCCAGCCTCCAGTCCTTGACAATGACCCAGGTGACAACTGTGTGGCTATATATGCTGCGTTTGGTATCTTTGCTGCGTTGGCTATCATTTGGTTGAGCATCAAGAAAGGCAGAAGGGCCTGTCTGAACATGCTGTCAAATATCTCCCCATCAACTGTGAACATCGTGGATTCTGAAATAGTTGCAGAAAATGACCTAGGCCTGCCAAGTACTGAAGAACAGGAAAGAAAACCCAAGAAAGAACGACTTAAATCATTGGATACTTTCAGGGGGTTTTCTCTTGTCATAATGATGTTTGTAAACTATGGTGGGGCAAACTACTGGTTCTTCAATCATTCAATCTGGAATGGGTTGACAGTGGCTGACCTGGTATTTCCATGGTTTATATGGATTATGGGAACAGCTCTCGCATTTTCATTTCAATCCCTTCACAAATCACAAGCATCCAAGCTGTCTATCTTTGTGAAAATCTGCCGTCGCTCCGTGACACTATTTGCCTTAGGAATCCTCGTGAATTCTGGAGGCTCACACAACTTCCACCACTGGAGGATCATGGGGGTGCTGCAGAGATTCGCTCTGACGTACTTGGTCACGGCAACCTCTCAGCTGTTGTTCATGACTAACACGGATGTACAGCTGAGTGGGGTGCGTGCCACACTGAAGGACCTGGTGTTGTACTGGAGGGAGTGGCTGGTACAGCTGTCCCTGGTGCTGATACATTTGACCTTGGCCCTCCTGCTGCCTGTGCCTGGCTGCCCCACGGGGTACCTGGGACCTGGCGGGCTGGCCAATGATGGCACCAATGGGTCCAGTGCCTTCAACTGTACAG gTGGAGCTGCTGGCTACATTGATAGACAAGTATTTGGAGACCAGCTCATATATGGCAGCCCTACCAGCAAACAAGTGTACCAAAGTACTGTACCCTATGATCCTGAGGGTCTTCTTGGAACTCTGAACTCCTGCTTCCTCTGCTTTCTTGGTCTACAAGCTGGCAAGATCCTGATTATCTACAAGGAGCCAGGTTCCAGATTACGTCGCTATGCAGTGTGGGCAGCAGGGTGTGGCATTGTAGCAGCCATACTGTGCAGGTTCAGTAAGAACGATGGCTGGATTCCGGTGAACAAGAACCTGTGGTCTCTGTCGTACATCCTATCAATGGCCTGCTTTGCATTTGTGTTGTTCAGTGCCTGTTACCTGATAGTGGACGTTTACAAAGTGTGGACTGGGGCCCCGTTTTTCTACCCAGGCATGAACTCTATTGTGGTGTACGTGTGTCATGAGGTGTTTAGTAGACCCTTCCAGACGTTCTGGGACATAGAGCCTGCCTTCCATTCCACGTACCTGCTGATCAACGTCTGGGATGTGACATTTTGGGTCCTTATGTCCCTATTCTTGTACAGCAATAATGTCTTCATCAATGTTTAA